In the genome of Kluyveromyces marxianus DMKU3-1042 DNA, complete genome, chromosome 1, one region contains:
- the CPD1 gene encoding 2',3'-cyclic-nucleotide 3'-phosphodiesterase has product MGISLWLCPYGHSSEYETFKTLIGSLQTLFPNAPLFEPHVTVCSGLSCENMEEVHKVLEMAHHAINAVKSKVDEAHPLVEFDRFIIGKHYFEKCRLECKPNSMLYSLAKLIRAMFVGELDIDTWLFEEFHPHMSLAYSDIYPMDQAMIRLIRQRIEDLFDVGMEEASESHRRDQSTYYLQNTLKGWSFPLTFKVVKCEGPVEEWEVLSEVTVHA; this is encoded by the coding sequence ATGGGCATTTCACTCTGGTTGTGTCCGTATGGGCACTCTAGCGAGTATGAGACGTTCAAGACACTTATAGGCTCACTCCAGACGCTGTTTCCCAATGCGCCGTTGTTTGAGCCGCATGTGACGGTTTGTAGCGGGCTTTCGTGCGAGAATATGGAAGAAGTGCACAAGGTGCTTGAGATGGCTCACCATGCGATAAATGCGGTCAAGAGCAAGGTGGATGAGGCGCATCCGCTTGTGGAATTTGACAGGTTCATCATTGGGAAGCACTATTTTGAGAAGTGCAGACTCGAGTGCAAGCCCAATTCGATGTTATACAGTCTAGCGAAACTTATCCGGGCAATGTTTGTTGGGGAATTGGACATCGATACGTGGTTGTTCGAGGAGTTCCACCCACATATGTCGTTAGCGTACTCTGATATATACCCTATGGACCAGGCGATGATACGGTTGATCAGACAGCGGATTGAAGATCTTTTTGATGTTGGGATGGAAGAGGCTTCGGAGTCTCATCGCCGTGACCAAAGTACGTACTATTTGCAGAATACTTTGAAGGGCTGGTCGTTCCCGCTGACATTCAAGGTGGTAAAATGCGAGGGTCCTGTGGAGGAGTGGGAGGTGCTATCGGAGGTTACGGTGCATGCCTGA
- the BRF1 gene encoding transcription factor TFIIIB subunit BRF1, producing the protein MASVATRKCKNCGSTDFGRDISNTTNELICKECGLVTEENSIVSEVTFGETSNGAAVIQGSFVSANQAHPSFMSHSGQNALMSRETTLNNARRKLKAVSYALNIPEYVTDAAFQWYKLALSHNFVQGRKSQNVIAACLYIACRKERTHHMLIDFSSRLQVSVYSIGATFLKLAKKLHIVNLPLADPSLFIQHFAEKLELGDRKIKVIKDAVKLAQTMSRDWMYEGRRPAGIAGACLLLACRMNNLRRTHSEIVAISHVAEETLQQRLNEFKNTTSAKMSVKEFRNDETELKDGERSKDAKPPSFEKNRLKEKKIKDSLDTNEMLETSEEALSKNPILTQVLGAQELSSKEVLYYLKQLSERRKTEFSRIKATHGIDGKDLPSEENNEDENEKKRTIDDIDGYSLEKDPYRPKNLHLLPTTASLLSKVSDHPENLEDVDDAELDSHLLDEEASKLKERIWIDINGDYLLEQESKRLKQEADLASGNTSLRKKRTKRAKKQNTDAASIVKVQMDGLPLDVSLDETTAVEVAAAGSVNNILQKNSFSKKINYDAIDGLFGQK; encoded by the coding sequence ATGGCCTCTGTTGCAACACGAAAGTGTAAGAACTGTGGTTCGACAGATTTTGGTCGGGATATCAGCAATACAACAAATGAACTCATCTGTAAAGAGTGTGGTTTAGTGACCGAGGAGAACTCTATAGTGTCAGAAGTCACGTTTGGAGAAACTAGCAATGGTGCAGCAGTAATCCAAGGTTCGTTTGTGAGCGCCAACCAGGCGCATCCCAGTTTTATGTCGCACTCGGGACAGAACGCGTTAATGTCTAGAGAAACAACGCTTAATAATGCTAGAAGGAAGTTAAAGGCGGTGTCGTATGCGTTGAATATTCCAGAGTACGTTACTGATGCGGCTTTCCAGTGGTACAAGTTAGCTTTGAGTCACAATTTCGTGCAAGGGCGTAAGTCCCAGAATGTGATTGCTGCTTGTTTGTATATTGCGTGTCGGAAAGAGCGCACGCACCACATGCTTATCGATTTCTCCTCGCGGCTGCAGGTGAGTGTTTACTCTATTGGTGCTACTTTTTTGAAGCTAGCGAAGAAGTTACACATCGTGAATCTCCCTCTAGCGGATCCGTCGCTTTTCATCCAGCATTTCGCGGAGAAACTGGAGCTTGGCGATCGCAAGATTAAGGTGATCAAGGATGCAGTCAAGTTGGCGCAGACGATGTCTAGGGACTGGATGTACGAGGGAAGACGTCCTGCTGGTATTGCTGGTGCCTGTTTGTTGCTTGCGTGTCGGATGAACAACTTGCGCAGAACACACTCTGAGATCGTGGCCATCTCCCATGTGGCGGAGGAAACGCTCCAACAGAGATTAAACGAGTTCAAGAACACTACATCGGCCAAGATGTCAGTGAAGGAGTTCCGTAACGATGAAACAGAGTTGAAGGATGGTGAGAGAAGCAAAGACGCAAAACCACCAAGTTTCGAAAAGAATAGACtcaaggagaagaagatcaaggaCTCGTTGGACACCAACGAAATGCTAGAGACAAGCGAAGAAGCGCTTTCCAAGAATCCAATTTTGACTCAGGTGCTCGGAGCACAAGAGTTATCCTCGAAGGAAGTCTTGTACTACTTGAAACAGCTTTCCGAGCGCCGAAAGACCGAGTTCAGTCGGATCAAGGCAACCCACGGCATCGACGGTAAGGATTTGCCctcagaagaaaacaatgaggacgaaaacgaaaagaaaagaacaatcgACGATATCGATGGATACTCTCTAGAGAAGGACCCTTATAGGCCGAAAAACTTGCACCTATTGCCAACAACGGCCTCGTTGCTATCTAAAGTTAGCGATCACCCAGAGAACCTGGAAGACGTGGATGACGCTGAATTAGATTCCCATTTGTTGGACGAAGAGGCGTCGAAACTTAAGGAACGTATATGGATCGATATCAACGGTGACTATCTTTTGGAACAAGAGTCCAAGAGACTCAAACAGGAAGCAGATTTGGCTAGTGGTAACACCTCACTACGGAAAAAACGCACAAAACGTgccaagaaacaaaacacaGACGCTGCAAGCATTGTCAAGGTCCAAATGGATGGTCTTCCGCTCGATGTCTCCCTTGATGAGACGACTGCTGTTGAAGTGGCTGCCGCTGGAAGCGTCAACAACATACTGCAAAAGAACAGTTTCTCGAAAAAGATCAACTACGATGCCATCGACGGTCTTTTTGGGCAGAAATAG
- the SDA1 gene encoding Sda1p, which translates to MAKRSRAALLPSNIILLQNLVKRDPESYREEFLQQYAHYQSLRDIFMLNSVNNESSDESAMDEFMGAIGFVAQVCSCYPRETANFPNELKQLVLDHHKALPFEVKEKIITSLTMLRNKNVISPETLIQTMFPLLIAYSSPSNSMVQNSHAKELRSLIYNTLVQLMKSCNTNGKNQKLNKSTHALCFNLLEQPDSQGIWASKLTRELWRRGIWDDSRSVEIMTQAALHNDVKIAYSGVLFFLDADKEREEAFEENDDEDQVDMTALKHKFSINKKSSKRGKKLEQALKVVKKKSNKGVPQNNFLNFSAIHLLRDPQGFAEKLFERHLSGKNSNRFDFEQKTAIMLLLSRLTGTHKLMVLGLYSYFLKYLTPKQKDVTKILSAAAQSCHDLVPPETIEVMVRKIANEFVSDGVSNEVATVGLNTIREILSRAPLAIDETLLQDLTEYKGSKAKSVAMAAKGLISLYREVAPEMLKRKDRGKVASMSIQEDKRSGRESKRVKFGVESTVDGIEGIELLAKWKREHADEDEEDDEAAWEVERNGDLSDASDVDGEWVTIESDKEYEVDLEDSDAEEEESSGKGKKRSIDDVEEQEEEEEEDSDLELSGDEAESKENAEAGTDADADADAEAESAAPVSAEEAFRELASSRILTPADFVKLQQLRTEAGVSKLMGVKNEETVEHYALMGPAKHKKQTKEERLASVKEGREDREKYGSKRGKRDSTMRSTTNKEKSRKKNFVMMIHKRSVKGKQKMSLRDRQKVLRAHITKQKKKGL; encoded by the coding sequence ATGGCTAAAAGATCTCGTGCTGCACTACTACCGTCGAACATCATTCTCTTGCAGAATCTTGTGAAGAGAGATCCAGAATCATACCGTGAGGAGTTTTTGCAACAATATGCACACTACCAATCGTTGAGAGACATATTTATGTTGAATTCTGTGAACAATGAGAGCAGTGATGAGAGTGCGATGGATGAATTTATGGGAGCGATCGGTTTTGTTGCGCAAGTTTGTTCATGCTATCCGCGTGAGACTGCGAACTTCCCAAATGAGTTGAAGCAGTTAGTTTTGGATCACCACAAGGCGCTACCGTTTGAAGTGAAGGAGAAGATTATTACTAGTTTGACCATGttgagaaacaagaacGTTATCAGTCCGGAGACATTGATCCAGACGATGTTTCCATTGCTCATTGCTTACTCTTCGCCAAGCAACTCTATGGTGCAAAACTCGCATGCCAAGGAGCTAAGGAGTCTTATCTACAACACTTTGGTGCAGCTCATGAAGTCATGCAATACCAATGGTAAGAACCAAAAGCTAAATAAATCGACGCACGCGCTATGTTTCAACTTGTTGGAACAGCCGGACTCTCAAGGTATATGGGCGTCGAAGCTAACCAGAGAGTTGTGGAGAAGAGGTATCTGGGACGACTCGAGGTCTGTGGAGATTATGACCCAGGCAGCTTTGCATAACGACGTGAAGATAGCGTATAGCGGTGTGctatttttcttggacGCAGACAAGGAGCGTGAGGAAGCATTTGAAGAGAACGACGATGAGGATCAAGTGGACATGACAGCTCTAAAGCACAAGTTTTCGATCAACAAGAAGTCTAGTAAGAGAGGTAAGAAGTTGGAGCAAGCTCTAAAGGttgtgaagaagaagtcgaaCAAAGGTGTTCCTCAAAACaactttttgaactttAGTGCTATCCATCTTCTCCGTGACCCACAAGGGTTTGCCGAGAAGTTGTTTGAAAGGCATTTAAGTGGGAAGAATTCTAACAGATTTGATTTCGAGCAAAAGACGGCGATCATGCTGCTCTTGTCTAGATTAACGGGTACTCACAAGCTTATGGTTCTTGGATTATACTCGTACTTTTTGAAGTACTTGACCCCTAAGCAGAAGGATGTGACCAAGATTCTTTCTGCTGCGGCACAGTCGTGTCACGACTTGGTTCCTCCTGAGACCATTGAAGTGATGGTAAGGAAGATTGCGAACGAGTTTGTGAGCGATGGTGTGTCGAACGAGGTGGCCACGGTTGGTTTAAACACTATAAGGGAGATTCTATCGCGTGCTCCACTAGCGATTGACGAGACGTTGTTGCAAGATTTGACCGAATACAAGGGTTCCAAGGCCAAGAGTGTTGCGATGGCGGCCAAGGGTTTGATTTCGCTATACAGAGAAGTTGCTCCTGAGATGTTGAAGAGGAAAGATCGTGGTAAGGTTGCATCTATGAGTATCCAAGAGGACAAGCGTTCTGGCAGGGAATCGAAACGTGTGAAGTTTGGTGTGGAGTCTACTGTTGACGGTATCGAGGGTATTGAGTTGCTAGCCAAGTGGAAGCGTGAGCATGcggatgaggatgaggaggaCGACGAGGCCGCATGGGAGGTTGAAAGGAACGGCGATTTGTCGGATGCGTCAGACGTTGATGGTGAGTGGGTGACGATAGAGAGCGATAAAGAGTACGAAGTTGACTTGGAGGACAGTGATGcggaagaggaagagtcCTCGGGTAAGGGTAAGAAGCGTTCGATTGACGATgtggaagaacaagaggaggaggaagaggaagacAGTGATTTAGAACTTTCGGGCGACGAGGCAGAATCTAAGGAGAACGCTGAAGCCGGTACCGATGCCGATGCTGACGCTGACGCTGAAGCTGAATCCGCTGCCCCAGTCTCTGCTGAAGAAGCATTCAGAGAGTTGGCATCCTCGCGTATCCTAACGCCAGCCGATTTCGTCAAGCTCCAACAACTCCGTACCGAGGCCGGTGTGTCGAAGCTCATGGGTGTCAAGAACGAGGAGACCGTGGAGCACTACGCGCTAATGGGTCCAGCCAAGCACAAGAAACAGACCAAGGAGGAAAGATTGGCCTCTGTGAAGGAGGGCCGTGAGGACCGTGAGAAGTACGGAAGCAAGCGTGGTAAACGTGACAGCACGATGAGGTCTACTACAAACAAGGAGAAGtcgaggaagaagaactttgtGATGATGATCCACAAGCGCTCGGTCAAGGGTAAGCAAAAGATGTCGCTCCGCGACAGACAAAAGGTGTTGCGTGCGCACATCAcgaagcagaagaagaagggttTGTAg
- the LSC2 gene encoding succinate--CoA ligase (GDP-forming) subunit beta (mitochondrial): MLAQSYKLRSCLQRSSAIVRQQVRNLSIHEYRSAELLRQYGVGTPSGAAAHTVEEATKIAEQLGGKNLVVKAQALTGGRGKGHFDNGMQSGIHMIDSVQEAADVSSKMLGYNLITKQSGAKGKLVSGVYIVEKVDAKHESYLSILMDRKTKKPLIICSSEGGMNIEDVAKTNPDAIKKFYVQDSVGLTEETAAEIAASLGFSKEAEADAKDAVLKLYKIFKEKDATQIEINPLSEVVGQDKKVMCMDAKFGFDDNASFRQQEVYSWRDLTQEDPDEVIAKKSDLNFVKLKGNIGCLVNGAGLAMATMDVIKLYGGDPANFLDCGGGATPETIETAFKLILSNENVDAIFVNIFGGIVRCDFVAQGLVAATKNLSVKVPIVARLQGTNLTEGRRIIAESGLKIYSFDELDPAAQKVVELTNAAAQ, from the coding sequence ATGTTGGCTCAATCTTATAAGTTGAGAAGCTGTTTGCAGAGGTCATCTGCAATTGTTCGTCAACAAGTCAGAAACTTGTCTATCCATGAATACCGTTCAGCCGAATTGTTGAGACAGTACGGTGTTGGGACGCCTAGCGGTGCAGCAGCACACACAGTGGAGGAAGCCACGAAGATTGCCGAGCAATTGGGTGGTAAGAACCTTGTTGTGAAGGCTCAAGCTTTGACCGGTGGTAGAGGTAAGGGTCACTTTGACAACGGTATGCAATCTGGTATTCACATGATCGACTCTGTGCAAGAGGCAGCCGACGTGAGCAGCAAGATGCTTGGGTACAACTTGATCACTAAGCAGTCTGGTGCCAAGGGTAAGTTGGTTTCCGGTGTTTACATTGTGGAGAAGGTTGATGCCAAGCACGAGTCGTACTTGTCTATTTTGATGGACAGAAAGACCAAGAAGCCATTGATCATCTGCTCGAGCGAGGGTGGTATGAACATTGAGGACGTTGCCAAGACTAACCCTGATGCCATCAAGAAGTTCTACGTGCAAGACTCTGTTGGATTGACCGAGGAGACGGCAGCTGAGATTGCTGCTTCCTTGGGATTCTCCAAGGAGGCTGAAGCCGACGCCAAGGATGCCGTGCTCAAGTTGTACAAGATCTTCAAGGAGAAGGACGCAACTCAAATCGAAATCAACCCATTGAGTGAGGTTGTTGGCCAAGACAAGAAGGTGATGTGCATGGACGCCAAGTTCGGTTTCGACGACAATGCCTCTTTCAGACAACAAGAAGTCTACTCCTGGAGAGATTTGACTCAAGAAGACCCAGACGAAGTGATTGCCAAGAAGAGCGACTTGAACTTTGTCAAGTTAAAGGGTAACATTGGTTGTTTGGTGAACGGTGCCGGTTTGGCCATGGCCACCATGGACGTGATCAAGTTGTACGGTGGTGATCCAGCCAACTTCTTGGActgtggtggtggtgctacTCCAGAGACCATTGAGACCGCCTTCAAGTTGATTTTGTCCAACGAGAACGTTGATGCCATCTTTGTCAACATTTTCGGTGGTATTGTCAGATGTGACTTTGTTGCGCAAGGTCTAGTTGCTGCTACCAAGAACTTGTCCGTGAAGGTTCCAATTGTGGCTCGTCTCCAAGGTACCAACTTGACCGAAGGTAGAAGAATCATTGCTGAGTCCGGCTTGAAGATCTACTCCTTCGACGAATTGGACCCAGCTGCCCAAAAGGTTGTTGAGCTAACCAACGCTGCTGCTCAATAG
- the MPC3 gene encoding mitochondrial pyruvate carrier, whose translation MSSAAGNAFKRFWNSETGPKTVHFWAPTLKWSLVFAGLSDMKRPVEKLSGTQNLSLLATGVIWTRWSFVIKPKNYLLASVNFFLGGTAGYQLGRIINYRVKEGDSPREVVDYIINGPKKGIAEQATEKLAEVAPAAVE comes from the coding sequence ATGTCATCAGCAGCAGGTAACGCATTCAAGAGGTTTTGGAACTCTGAGACAGGCCCAAAGACTGTGCACTTTTGGGCCCCAACTTTGAAATGGAGTTTGGTGTTTGCAGGGTTGAGCGATATGAAAAGACCAGTTGAGAAGCTTTCTGGTACTCAGAATCTATCATTGTTGGCTACTGGTGTGATTTGGACGAGGTGGTCGTTTGTGATCAAGCCCAAGAATTACTTGCTAGCGTCAGTGAACTTCTTCCTTGGGGGTACAGCAGGGTACCAGCTAGGACGGATAATCAACTACAGGGTGAAGGAGGGAGATTCGCCTCGGGAGGTTGTGGATTACATTATCAACGGGCCTAAGAAGGGCATTGCTGAGCAGGCTACGGAGAAGCTGGCGGAGGTTGCGCCAGCGGCTGTTGAGTAG
- the YAP1802 gene encoding Yap1802p: protein MTTYYKVVKGATKVKMAPPKNKYTDPILLGTANEHDFSEIVNALYERINDSAWTVVFKSLAVAHLMIRDGDKDVALQYFSKHLDFFELRGLARSFPAKSGDVQALERYRQYLRVRSEEFGKIKKDYVRASNSNLKKFDGNHSSKTLEHVESLELQIGALIKNRYSQYDLNNDLIMYSFKMLVQDLLALYNALNEGIITLLESFFELTRANAERTLKLYKRFVQLTENVVRYLKSAKAVGLKIPVIKHITTKLISLLEDHLREDSENKGNTFSKDDQTQVQSELERIRQQRITLENQLKHQSVQQIQPTGYNPFVTSPMSLASPQFDTQPAQVANTSNPFQQYQQQPQIPQQTGFNPFMQDMQQQQQQQQQQQQQQQLEQQRLQQQQLEQQMLQQQQLEQQRLQQQQLEQQQQQQQLEQQRLQQQQLQQQQQLQQQQQQQQQQQQYQLSPQLQNNMTAQLQPANTGHMMQLNASTTAPMPIVASQTGPNNPFSFENVQRQQLQRQQTNPFSVQNYSQISNNPFSTSTTPQIQQNTRPNTFGGLELMPTVPVFPQTQLQQGFQNAANQRSQNEPNLIDI, encoded by the coding sequence ATGACTACATACTACAAGGTGGTGAAGGGGGCGACCAAGGTGAAAATGGCGCCCCCCAAGAACAAGTACACAGACCCGATATTGCTTGGCACGGCAAATGAGCACGATTTTTCAGAGATTGTCAATGCGTTGTACGAACGGATTAACGATTCAGCATGGACAGTGGTGTTCAAGTCGCTTGCCGTAGCGCATCTCATGATTCGCGACGGTGACAAGGACGTGGCGTTGCAGTACTTCTCCAAGCACTTGGACTTTTTCGAGCTTCGCGGACTCGCGCGTTCGTTTCCGGCGAAATCTGGCGACGTTCAGGCACTAGAACGTTACAGACAGTACTTGCGGGTCAGAAGCGAGGAATTCGgcaagatcaagaaggaCTACGTGCGTGCGAGCAACTcgaacttgaagaagttcgaCGGGAACCACTCGTCCAAGACCCTCGAGCATGTAGAGTCCTTGGAGTTGCAGATAGGGGCTTTGATCAAAAATAGATATTCGCAGTACGACTTGAACAACGACCTCATCATGTACTCGTTCAAGATGCTTGTGCAGGACCTGCTTGCCCTCTACAATGCCTTAAACGAGGGTATCATTACGTTGTTGGAGTCCTTCTTTGAGCTTACCCGTGCCAATGCCGAGCGTACGTTAAAACTATACAAGAGATTCGTCCAACTAACGGAGAACGTTGTGCGCTACTTAAAGTCGGCTAAGGCAGTGGGTCTAAAGATCCCAGTCATCAAGCATATTACTACCAAGTTGATCAGCTTGCTAGAAGACCATTTGCGCGAGGATTCCGAAAACAAAGGAAACACATTCTCGAAAGACGACCAGACCCAGGTACAGAGTGAGCTAGAGCGTATAAGGCAGCAAAGGATCACGCTGGAAAACCAATTGAAACACCAATCGGTCCAGCAAATACAGCCTACCGGATACAATCCTTTCGTTACGAGCCCAATGTCCTTGGCGTCGCCTCAGTTTGACACTCAGCCTGCTCAGGTCGCCAATACCAGCAACCCATTCCAGCAGtaccagcagcagccacAGATCCCACAACAAACGGGATTCAATCCATTCATGCAAGAtatgcagcagcagcagcagcaacagcaacagcaacagcaacaacagcaattGGAGCAGCAGAGattgcagcagcagcaattgGAACAACAGATGttacagcagcagcaattgGAGCAGCAGAGGTTacaacagcagcaattggagcaacagcagcagcagcagcaactgGAACAGCAGAGATTacaacagcagcaattgcagcaacaacaacaattgcaacaacaacaacagcagcagcagcagcaacaacaataccaaTTGTCCCCTCAACTCCAAAATAACATGACCGCCCAGCTCCAACCAGCAAACACCGGCCACATGATGCAATTGAACGCATCCACAACAGCACCAATGCCCATCGTCGCCTCCCAAACAGGACCAAACAACCCATTCTCCTTCGAAAACGTCCAGCGCCAACAACTACAAAGGCAACAGACTAACCCATTCAGCGTCCAAAACTACTCCCAAATCTCAAACAACCCATTCTCCACCTCAACAACCCCCCAGATCCAACAAAACACCCGCCCAAACACCTTCGGAGGACTCGAATTGATGCCCACCGTCCCAGTATTCCCTCAGACTCAGCTACAACAAGGTTTCCAAAACGCGGCTAACCAACGGTCCCAGAACGAACCAAACCTAATTGATATATAA